DNA from Felis catus isolate Fca126 chromosome B3, F.catus_Fca126_mat1.0, whole genome shotgun sequence:
CACCCCCCCAGCTGCAGGGCGGGAGGGCGGCTCTCCCAGCAGCACCCCGAGCTGGGTCCTGACGCTCCTTCCCTCCTAGTGCCCGAGGTGCATGCAGTGTGACGCGAAGTTTGACTTCCTGACCAGAAAGGTGAGCTGAGGCCGTCGGGTGGGGGCCAGGCCGGCATTGAGCCCCTTGGGGGGCGGCCGACGCACCTCAGTGTCCTGGGGGCTGCCTGAGAACAGCAGACGGTGACCCATGCCCGTGCCACCAGCTGGGCGCCGCCACACCCGCGGGTCTTGCCCTCAAAGGGGTGTCGTCCTCTGAAGAGGTGGGGCGTCCTGGCAGGTGGGCCGCAGGACACGGGACACAGGGCGCCCTGCCGTGTGCGCGGCGCCCTTGGCAGCTCCTCCTTCCAGTGGTGAAGACCAGCACGGGGCCGCGTGTATAGACGGGTGGTCCCGAGGGatgggggggcgcggggggcagTCCTGTGTCCCCTCAGCACCACCCCTGCGCCCGCAGCACCACTGTCGCCGGTGTGGGAAGTGCTTCTGTGACAAGTGTTGTGGCCAGAAGGTGCCGCTGCGGCGCATGTGTTTCGTGGACCCTGTGCGGCAGTGCGCCGAGTGCGCCCTGGTGTCGCACAAGGAGGCGGAGTTCTACGACAAGCAGCTCAAGGTGCTCCTGAGTGGTAAGCTCGGGTCGTCGCCGGGTCCTGGGTGTCCGTCTGGCGTGCGACCTGGAAGAGtgctgtccccccccctccccccccccccccccccgcccccggcttcCCATGGAAGGATTGAGCCGCCTCTGCTCTACGGAAATAGGAATGCGGCCTAAAGTGGCAGCCTGACTCCGCAGGGCTTGGGACAGCCATCGGGTGTGGGGCCCTGGGCCAGGGTGGAGCGTGTGCGGACACGGGGCCCTGTGACGTGGGTGGCATCAGAGGAGGTGCTCCACGGACTGTGGATCTCCCTCCCCAGGAGCCTCTGAAGGCCGACCCCCCCACCGTGTTTCTCCCTCCTGCCACCTGTCCCGCGATCCTTCCGGGCCAGTTCTGTGCACCTTCTGTCCCGTTCCGGTGCCGCCCTGGCTCCCCTGGGAGCGTGTGGGTGCCTTGTGGGGAAGGACGGGACGTTGCCGGCAGCATGGAGGGTGCGCAGAACCTCTCCCGATAGCAGCGCCCTGTGCTTTACAAAACTGCAGCATCTCCTCCGTCATGGCCTTGCCGCCTCACCTCGGGGACCTGCGGGCACAGCCACCGCTGTTGACTCACTTGGTCTCATCTCGTCCCGTGTGCGCGCCTCCCCGGGAGCTGGCCTTGCCGGGCCGGGGGGcggtgaggggtggaggggctcGTTGTGTTCTCACGTTTGTTTTTGTATCCTAAGGAGCTACTTTTCTCGTAACTTTTGGAAACTCTGAGAAGCCAGAAACCATGGTTTGTCGTCTCTCCAACAACCAGAGGTGAGAGGCAGAGGCTGCTGGGCACGGACAGCCTTGTCACATCGGCCCCGGGGTAACGTGGTGCGGACACCCTTTTTCCTAGGTACTTGCTTCTGGATGGGGACAGCCGCCACGAGATTGACATTGCGCACATTTCGACTGTGCAGATCCTCACGGAAGGCTTTCCGCCCGGAGGTGAGTGCGGCAGGAAGTCTGGTGCCGGCGCGGGCGACTTTGGGGATGACACAGGGGGGCCTCGAGGACGGAGTCTGTCGGCAGGGTCTCTGAGGAGCCAGCCCGTCGTCCTCTAGGGGCTTGGATTTAGTACGTGGTTTTAGGAACTTGCCAGGTGAATGGGGCTTAACGTGTAAGATAGCGAATTCAGGAGAATGTGCCTGAGCGTGTCACATACAAGCTCTTTGGTACCATTTATCGTTGGCCTCAAACCAAGGATGACGTTCCCAGTGCAGCGGCGTCATCCGTGTGCTCAGAAGGGTGTGGCGTGGTGGCTGATTGGGAACCGGCACTTCCTGCTCCTGTCAGGCACCCGTGGGGACGAgattcctttccatttccttggTGAGCTTCCAGAACGTTCAGCCCATTCTGGATCTTTCCACCTGAACTTCTACGCTTCTGGCTGTTTTTCCACGGGAAGAGAGTTTGCATTCCGTGCTGACAAAAACCCACGTGACTTAATCCttcttgctttctgttttctgattggCTCTTGGTTGttctcctctcctgcctgcccGCCTTCTTGATGTAGAAAAAGACACTCACACTTACACCAGCCTCCTGGGGAGCCAGCCCGCCTCTGAAGGTCAGCCACCTGCTACCCTCCTCCGGCCCTGCTGCTGCCACCGGGCAGTCCAGCCCAGGCCACGCCCCTGAAGTGCACAGTCACTTCTGTTGGTCCATTTGAAAGGGGGTTGGGCCCAAGACGCGGGTATATAAAGCATGAATGGAAACATCGGGGGTAGAGATGGATTTGGTTTGCTGGGTTTCTCAGCCCTAAGGGGGTTTAGGGTTGCATCTACCGGCCCTAAGCCGGCCGAGCGCAGGGGCAGCGGGGCACGGCCGGCGCCCTCCCGCCCCTTCCCAGCCAGCTCCGCACTTCGGCCTGAGCTCCTGGATGCCGATGCCGAGGTCACAGGGCCATCCCGCCCCTTCCCAGCCAGCTCCGCACTTCGGCCTGAGCTCCTGGATGCCGATGCCGAGGTCACAGGGCCAGGCCAGCGCTCCGCCGCCTCTGTGCCCTCCGCACGGTGTGCTCAGGGATTCCAGGCCGCTTGCCGGTGGCAGGGTGGGCGTCGAAGACCCCCGGTACGGAGGGCAGGGCCCAGAGAAGCTGGGGGTCAGCGGGGGTGTTCCTGTGCCTGCCTCCCGCTAGGAAGGCCACCTCATCCCGGCCCCTCCTGGGCCAGGGAGAAGGCTACATCCCGGCTGGCCTGGTGCATGGTCTCCCTGGGCAGGGCCCGGGGGCTTCTGGCGCCACACGCCCCCTTCTGGAAACTCTGGGGGTGCAACGAACCCCGCTGTGCCAGAAGTTTTCTAGAACCTTTAAAACCGTAGAACCTTGTCTTCCCTGGGGCTGGCGGGGGCACAATTGCCTGAGGTGACGGTGGCCGAAGGGGCTGCCTGCCGGC
Protein-coding regions in this window:
- the ZFYVE21 gene encoding zinc finger FYVE domain-containing protein 21 isoform X1; protein product: MSSEVAARRDAKKLVRSPSGLRMVPEHRAFGSPFGLEEPQWVPDKECPRCMQCDAKFDFLTRKHHCRRCGKCFCDKCCGQKVPLRRMCFVDPVRQCAECALVSHKEAEFYDKQLKVLLSGATFLVTFGNSEKPETMVCRLSNNQRYLLLDGDSRHEIDIAHISTVQILTEGFPPGEKDTHTYTSLLGSQPASEGGNARATGLSLRFAAPGAEGLTQLKLTAGEDAHASRRQSTAWLAAMHKATKLLYESRDQ
- the ZFYVE21 gene encoding zinc finger FYVE domain-containing protein 21 isoform X2; amino-acid sequence: MSSEVAARRDAKKLVRSPSGLRMVPEHRAFGSPFGLEEPQWVPDKECPRCMQCDAKFDFLTRKHHCRRCGKCFCDKCCGQKVPLRRMCFVDPVRQCAECALVSHKEAEFYDKQLKVLLSGATFLVTFGNSEKPETMVCRLSNNQRYLLLDGDSRHEIDIAHISTVQILTEGFPPGGGNARATGLSLRFAAPGAEGLTQLKLTAGEDAHASRRQSTAWLAAMHKATKLLYESRDQ